The following are encoded in a window of Caballeronia sp. NK8 genomic DNA:
- a CDS encoding glycoside hydrolase family 31 protein, with protein sequence MANLKNRPRFALSERTDNRVALRCAEGARIDLFVLADDIIRVLVLPHGELRGPRTWAIAPGQEDVPLEGRDRYDTSGFTPAPFTLSEEAGRVVIETSQIRVTVALDGGFCAWQIRRDGRWHDAMNDRKTQAYNFGWWDERVYHYVERKPDEIYVGLGERAGSLDRANQRYEMRNVDAMGYSARTTDPLYKHIPFYVTWQPQTSTGFGLFYDTLADCRFDMGRELDNYHGHYRHFVAEHGDLDYYFIASPDTPLNAVRRFTWLTGRPAWMPKWGLGYSGSTMSYTDAPDAQRRMAEFIERCREHDILCDSFHLSSGYTSIGGKRYVFNWNRDKFPDIDGFVASYLREGVRLCPNIKPCLLQDHPLFESVADAGLLIEARDGEPAWVQFWDEVGAYLDFTNPRTIDWWKARVKDSLLRHGIAATWNDNNEFEIWSPDAIARGFGKAFPAREAKVLQTQLMMRASRDAQREHAPGVRPFLVSRSGGVGMHRYVQTWSGDNYTSWETLRFNLKMGLGLAMSGVSNSGHDIGGFAGPAPTPELLLRWVAFGIFLPRFSIHSWNDDGTVNEPWMYPETTDVIAGLIKLRYRLIPYLYELLWQSHRDYEPVLRPMFAEFPNDPRCLADGDDMMLGASLLVAPVVEAGRTEREVYLPAGARWASYWGGEVFDGGQHVTLPAPHHRPVMLIREGHVIALNIAEQHFARPADERAFIALPCAGVGIARGECIEDDGESEAWRDGVQGRWGVVIESDAQHLRIAIEWHGEMPRAQNEVRVSVPATDTRSVTCATGELTSERIADGWRHFTVRLVH encoded by the coding sequence ATGGCCAATTTGAAGAATCGTCCGCGTTTCGCGCTATCGGAACGAACGGACAACCGTGTCGCGCTGCGTTGCGCGGAAGGCGCGCGCATCGATCTGTTCGTTCTCGCCGACGACATCATCCGCGTACTGGTGCTGCCGCATGGCGAACTGCGCGGCCCGCGCACATGGGCGATCGCGCCCGGTCAGGAAGACGTGCCGCTCGAAGGACGCGACCGCTACGATACGAGCGGCTTCACGCCCGCGCCGTTCACGTTGTCGGAGGAAGCGGGCCGTGTCGTCATCGAAACGTCGCAAATCCGCGTGACGGTCGCGCTCGATGGCGGCTTTTGCGCGTGGCAAATCCGGCGCGACGGACGCTGGCACGACGCGATGAACGATCGCAAAACGCAAGCGTACAACTTCGGCTGGTGGGACGAACGCGTGTACCACTATGTCGAGCGCAAGCCGGACGAAATTTACGTCGGACTCGGCGAGCGCGCGGGCTCGCTCGATCGCGCGAATCAGAGATACGAAATGCGCAATGTCGATGCGATGGGCTACAGCGCCCGCACGACCGATCCGCTCTACAAGCACATTCCGTTTTACGTGACGTGGCAGCCGCAGACGTCGACGGGCTTCGGCCTCTTCTACGACACGCTCGCCGATTGCCGCTTCGACATGGGCCGCGAACTCGACAACTATCACGGGCACTATCGGCACTTCGTCGCCGAGCATGGCGATCTCGACTATTACTTCATCGCCTCGCCCGATACGCCGCTCAACGCCGTGCGCCGCTTCACGTGGCTGACTGGACGGCCCGCGTGGATGCCGAAGTGGGGCCTCGGCTACTCCGGCTCGACGATGAGCTACACCGACGCTCCCGACGCGCAACGGCGCATGGCTGAATTCATCGAACGGTGCCGCGAGCACGACATTTTGTGCGACTCGTTCCATCTGTCGTCGGGCTATACGTCGATCGGCGGCAAGCGCTACGTGTTCAACTGGAATCGCGACAAGTTTCCCGATATCGATGGCTTCGTTGCGAGCTACCTGCGCGAAGGCGTGCGCCTGTGCCCGAACATCAAGCCGTGTCTGTTGCAGGATCATCCGCTGTTCGAATCGGTCGCCGATGCGGGCCTGCTGATCGAAGCGCGCGACGGCGAGCCCGCGTGGGTGCAGTTCTGGGACGAAGTGGGCGCGTATCTCGACTTCACGAATCCGCGAACCATCGACTGGTGGAAGGCGCGCGTGAAGGATAGCCTCTTGCGCCACGGCATCGCCGCGACATGGAACGACAACAACGAATTCGAGATCTGGAGCCCCGACGCCATCGCACGCGGCTTCGGCAAGGCGTTCCCCGCGCGCGAGGCCAAGGTCTTGCAGACGCAACTGATGATGCGTGCATCGCGCGACGCGCAGCGCGAACATGCGCCCGGCGTGCGGCCGTTTCTCGTGTCGCGTTCGGGCGGTGTCGGCATGCATCGCTATGTGCAGACGTGGTCGGGCGACAACTACACGTCGTGGGAAACGCTGCGCTTCAATCTGAAGATGGGCCTCGGTCTCGCGATGTCGGGGGTGTCGAACAGCGGCCATGACATAGGCGGCTTTGCGGGTCCGGCTCCCACGCCCGAATTGCTGTTGCGCTGGGTCGCATTCGGCATCTTCCTGCCGCGCTTTTCGATTCATTCATGGAATGACGACGGCACCGTCAACGAACCGTGGATGTATCCCGAGACCACGGACGTCATCGCCGGGCTCATCAAGTTGCGTTACCGGCTCATTCCGTACCTGTACGAACTGCTTTGGCAATCGCATCGGGACTATGAACCCGTGTTGCGGCCGATGTTCGCGGAGTTTCCGAACGATCCGCGCTGCCTCGCCGATGGCGACGACATGATGCTCGGTGCGTCGCTGCTCGTCGCCCCAGTCGTCGAGGCGGGCCGCACCGAGCGAGAAGTCTATCTTCCGGCGGGCGCGCGCTGGGCGTCGTACTGGGGCGGCGAAGTCTTCGACGGCGGCCAGCACGTGACCTTGCCCGCGCCGCACCATCGCCCCGTCATGCTGATCCGCGAGGGTCATGTGATCGCGCTGAACATCGCGGAACAGCACTTCGCGCGCCCGGCCGATGAGCGCGCGTTCATCGCATTGCCGTGTGCGGGCGTAGGTATCGCGCGGGGCGAATGCATCGAGGACGACGGCGAGAGCGAAGCCTGGCGCGACGGCGTGCAAGGGCGCTGGGGCGTCGTCATCGAAAGTGACGCGCAGCATTTGCGCATTGCAATCGAATGGCACGGCGAGATGCCGCGCGCGCAGAACGAAGTCCGCGTGAGCGTGCCCGCGACGGACACGCGAAGCGTGACCTGCGCGACGGGCGAGCTGACCAGCGAGCGCATCGCCGATGGCTGGCGCCATTTCACAGTACGTCTCGTGCACTGA
- a CDS encoding MFS transporter yields the protein MKTVIGLRWWIIALVCAGTIVNYLSRNALGVMASELKTLMNMSTQQYSYVVAAFQVGYTIMQPVCGLIIDIIGLRLGFALFACLWSATGIAHAFATGWMSLAAMRGLMGLSEAVAIPAGMKVVAEWFPNREKSVAVGYFNAGTSLGSLFAPPLVVFLSLRYGWQSAFVVTGAMGFVWAAFWYWLYRAPGEHPRIGEHERNAIVDGQTPVAQRSQGQRRIREVLGTRRFWAIAQARFFAEPAWQTFSFWIPLYLATERHMDLKQIAMFAWLPFLAADLGGLFGGYLSPFLMKRFRLPLIASRIAGVVLGAFMMIGPACIGLVASPYEAIALFCVGGFAHQMISALVNTLAADVFEPGEVGTAAGFAGMAAWIGGLGFSLVVGALADSIGYTPLFAALGAFDLIGAALLVVLMRGVKSDANPQETAQRAA from the coding sequence TTGAAAACAGTCATCGGCTTGCGCTGGTGGATCATCGCGCTCGTCTGCGCGGGCACGATCGTCAACTATCTTTCGCGCAATGCGCTCGGCGTCATGGCCTCCGAGCTGAAAACGCTCATGAACATGAGCACGCAGCAATACTCCTACGTCGTCGCCGCGTTCCAGGTCGGCTATACGATCATGCAGCCGGTGTGCGGGCTCATCATCGACATCATCGGGCTGCGGCTCGGCTTCGCGCTGTTCGCGTGCCTCTGGTCGGCCACGGGCATCGCGCACGCGTTCGCCACGGGCTGGATGTCGCTCGCCGCGATGCGCGGGCTCATGGGCCTGTCGGAGGCCGTCGCGATTCCGGCGGGCATGAAGGTGGTCGCGGAATGGTTTCCGAATCGCGAGAAGTCGGTTGCGGTCGGCTACTTCAACGCGGGCACGTCGTTGGGTTCCCTGTTCGCGCCGCCGCTCGTCGTCTTTCTTTCGCTGCGCTACGGCTGGCAAAGCGCGTTCGTCGTGACCGGCGCGATGGGCTTTGTCTGGGCCGCGTTCTGGTACTGGCTCTATCGCGCGCCGGGCGAACATCCGCGCATCGGCGAGCATGAGCGCAATGCGATCGTCGATGGGCAGACGCCGGTGGCGCAGCGTTCGCAAGGGCAGCGCCGCATCCGCGAAGTGCTCGGCACGCGCCGCTTCTGGGCAATCGCGCAGGCACGCTTCTTCGCCGAGCCCGCGTGGCAGACCTTCAGCTTCTGGATTCCGCTCTATCTCGCCACCGAGCGCCACATGGACCTCAAGCAGATCGCGATGTTCGCGTGGCTGCCGTTCCTCGCCGCCGATCTGGGCGGGCTGTTCGGCGGCTATCTGTCGCCGTTCCTGATGAAGCGCTTTCGCCTGCCGCTCATTGCCTCGCGCATCGCGGGCGTCGTGCTCGGCGCGTTCATGATGATCGGGCCGGCGTGCATCGGGCTCGTCGCGTCGCCGTATGAGGCCATCGCGCTCTTCTGCGTCGGCGGCTTCGCGCATCAGATGATCTCCGCGCTCGTCAACACGCTCGCCGCCGATGTCTTCGAGCCCGGCGAAGTCGGCACCGCCGCCGGCTTCGCGGGCATGGCGGCGTGGATCGGCGGACTGGGCTTTTCGCTCGTCGTCGGCGCGCTCGCGGATTCGATCGGCTATACGCCGCTGTTCGCCGCGCTCGGCGCGTTCGACCTGATCGGCGCGGCGTTGCTCGTCGTGCTGATGCGCGGCGTGAAAAGCGATGCGAATCCGCAAGAAACGGCGCAACGGGCAGCCTGA
- a CDS encoding VOC family protein — protein MSKLIHTMIRVQDLQRSLDFYQKAFDLGVAHRLDFPDFTLAYLRNDETHAELELTWNKGRTEPYTHGDGYGHVAVSVPDVKAERERLIGLGLTPNDVREFKNDDGSLIARYFFIQDPDGYKVEVLERHGHYE, from the coding sequence ATGTCAAAACTCATTCACACGATGATTCGCGTGCAGGATCTGCAGCGCTCGCTCGATTTCTATCAGAAGGCTTTCGATTTGGGCGTCGCGCATCGGCTGGACTTTCCGGACTTCACGCTCGCCTATCTGCGCAACGACGAGACGCATGCCGAACTCGAACTCACCTGGAACAAGGGGCGCACCGAGCCCTATACGCATGGCGACGGCTACGGTCATGTCGCGGTGAGCGTGCCGGATGTGAAAGCCGAGCGCGAGCGCCTGATCGGCCTCGGCCTCACGCCCAATGACGTGCGCGAATTCAAGAACGACGACGGCTCGCTGATCGCGCGGTACTTCTTCATTCAGGACCCGGACGGCTACAAGGTCGAAGTGCTCGAACGTCACGGACATTACGAGTAG
- a CDS encoding twin-arginine translocation signal domain-containing protein, which produces MRDTIIPIVAQRRAHDGGHHHDHDEIAAAPPKIALTRREFLRGTGVLVGTIAATSIFASLAPSRVWALEMQGLSTHQGEVLLQVTRQIYPHATLDDAVYALVVKDLDAKAKADPAVRQQLADGVAQLDAKAGSDWTRRGANDKAQDVAALAGTPFFNTVRSTAVVSLYSNPMAYEHFGYGASRGDGGYLHQGFNSLSWLPDPPAGASGPIPTDS; this is translated from the coding sequence ATGCGAGACACGATCATCCCGATCGTCGCGCAGCGGCGCGCGCACGACGGTGGACATCATCACGACCACGACGAAATCGCCGCCGCCCCCCCGAAGATCGCACTGACCAGGCGTGAATTCCTGCGCGGCACCGGCGTGCTGGTCGGCACCATCGCGGCGACGTCGATTTTCGCGAGCCTCGCGCCGAGCCGCGTCTGGGCGCTCGAAATGCAGGGCTTGAGCACGCATCAGGGCGAAGTGCTGCTGCAAGTGACGCGGCAGATCTATCCGCACGCGACGCTCGATGACGCCGTCTACGCGCTCGTCGTCAAGGATCTCGACGCCAAGGCGAAAGCCGATCCCGCCGTGCGTCAGCAACTCGCCGACGGCGTCGCCCAGCTCGACGCCAAAGCCGGCTCCGACTGGACCAGGCGGGGCGCGAACGACAAGGCGCAGGACGTCGCCGCGCTCGCGGGCACGCCGTTCTTCAACACGGTCCGCAGCACCGCGGTCGTTTCGCTGTACAGCAATCCGATGGCCTACGAGCACTTCGGCTACGGCGCGTCGAGAGGCGATGGCGGTTATCTGCATCAGGGCTTCAACAGCCTGTCGTGGCTGCCGGATCCGCCCGCGGGCGCGAGCGGTCCCATTCCGACCGACAGTTGA
- a CDS encoding GMC family oxidoreductase encodes MDQGNKVQFKHSDGNVVVVIGSGAGGGTLANELAQKGIDVVVLEAGKLHTQGDFSTSEWDAFKMLSWLDTRTTSGSWRVAKDFPNLPAWVCKTVGGTTTHWAGASLRIQPHEFKAKTTYGDVQGANLLDWPITRADLDPYYDRAEKKMGVTRTNGLPGLPGNNNFKVMSAGAAKVGYKDCNTGHMAINSTVRDDRTHCFQRGFCFQGCRMGAKWSTLYTELPRAQATGHMELRTEAHVVKIEHDARGKVTGVVYYDASGKLQRQRARVVAVAGNAIETPRLLFNSQSSKFPDGLANGSGQLGRNYMRHTTGSVYGVFNDKVEMYKGTTMAGIIEDEAVFEPKRGFAGGYHMETISLGLPFYAAFLDPGAWGPNFTSALDQYQYTAGMWIVGEDMPRESNRITLNTSVKDQYGLPVPNVHFDDHPNDEAMREHAFKQGSAVYEAAGAKATYIVPPYPSTHNLGTARMSAKAGDGVCNPHGQTHEVANLFISDGSQFTTGAAENPTLTIVTLAIRQADYIANQMKQRRV; translated from the coding sequence ATGGATCAGGGTAACAAGGTGCAGTTCAAGCACAGCGACGGCAATGTGGTCGTCGTCATCGGATCGGGTGCGGGTGGCGGCACGCTCGCCAACGAGCTCGCGCAAAAGGGCATCGACGTGGTCGTGCTCGAAGCGGGCAAGCTGCATACGCAAGGCGATTTCTCGACATCGGAGTGGGACGCCTTCAAGATGCTTTCGTGGCTCGACACGCGCACGACCTCGGGTTCGTGGCGCGTCGCGAAGGACTTTCCGAATCTGCCGGCGTGGGTCTGCAAGACGGTCGGCGGCACGACCACGCACTGGGCGGGCGCGAGCCTGCGCATCCAGCCGCACGAGTTCAAGGCGAAGACGACTTACGGCGATGTGCAGGGCGCCAATCTGCTCGACTGGCCGATCACGCGCGCGGACCTCGACCCGTACTACGACCGCGCCGAAAAGAAGATGGGCGTGACGCGCACGAACGGGCTGCCGGGCTTGCCGGGCAACAACAACTTCAAGGTGATGTCGGCGGGCGCGGCGAAGGTCGGCTACAAGGATTGCAACACCGGCCACATGGCGATCAACAGCACGGTGCGCGACGATCGCACGCACTGCTTCCAGCGCGGCTTCTGCTTTCAGGGCTGCCGCATGGGCGCGAAGTGGTCGACGCTCTATACCGAGCTGCCGCGCGCGCAGGCGACGGGTCACATGGAATTGCGCACCGAGGCGCACGTCGTGAAGATCGAGCACGATGCGCGCGGCAAGGTGACGGGCGTCGTCTACTACGATGCGAGCGGCAAGCTGCAACGGCAACGCGCGCGCGTCGTCGCGGTCGCGGGCAATGCGATCGAGACGCCGCGGCTCTTGTTCAATTCGCAGTCGAGCAAATTCCCCGATGGACTCGCGAACGGTTCGGGCCAGCTCGGTCGCAACTATATGCGGCACACCACGGGCTCGGTCTACGGCGTGTTCAACGACAAGGTCGAGATGTACAAGGGCACGACGATGGCCGGCATCATCGAGGACGAAGCGGTGTTCGAGCCCAAGCGCGGCTTCGCGGGCGGCTATCACATGGAGACGATCTCGCTCGGACTGCCGTTCTACGCCGCGTTTCTCGATCCGGGCGCGTGGGGCCCGAACTTCACGTCGGCGCTGGATCAGTATCAGTACACGGCGGGCATGTGGATCGTCGGCGAGGACATGCCGCGCGAATCGAACCGCATCACGCTCAATACCAGCGTGAAGGATCAGTACGGCCTGCCGGTGCCGAACGTTCACTTCGACGATCACCCGAACGACGAAGCGATGCGTGAGCACGCGTTCAAGCAGGGCAGCGCGGTGTACGAGGCGGCGGGCGCGAAGGCGACGTATATCGTGCCGCCGTATCCGTCGACGCACAATCTGGGCACTGCGCGCATGAGCGCCAAGGCCGGCGACGGCGTGTGTAATCCGCACGGCCAGACGCACGAAGTGGCGAACCTGTTCATCTCCGATGGCAGCCAGTTCACCACGGGCGCCGCCGAAAACCCGACGCTCACGATCGTCACGCTCGCGATTCGCCAGGCGGATTACATCGCGAACCAGATGAAGCAGCGCAGGGTTTGA
- a CDS encoding ribbon-helix-helix domain-containing protein: MCGVYINADPILYESRTRSLRIHGVITTVRLENLFWDVLQEIAGRENLTTSQFAVKLYDELIALRGEVPTNFASFLRVCCLRYLSMREAKQNAESEVAGAVALRVLKAG; this comes from the coding sequence ATGTGTGGGGTGTATATCAACGCCGATCCGATCCTCTATGAATCGCGCACGCGCTCGCTGCGCATTCATGGCGTGATCACCACGGTCCGGCTCGAAAATCTCTTCTGGGACGTGCTGCAGGAAATCGCGGGGCGCGAGAACCTGACCACGAGCCAGTTCGCCGTCAAGCTCTATGATGAGTTGATCGCGCTGCGCGGCGAGGTGCCGACCAACTTCGCATCGTTTCTGCGTGTGTGCTGTCTGCGATATCTGTCGATGCGCGAGGCTAAGCAGAACGCGGAGAGTGAGGTGGCGGGGGCGGTGGCGTTGCGGGTTTTGAAGGCGGGTTAG
- a CDS encoding IclR family transcriptional regulator produces the protein MAATESSRARGVDRVIDILRKLHHAQRPMTMRELIEATGSPRSSIYELVAILTEVGWLETSTDGSVFFGREMHYYGSDYAAHNDLISRAHQSILALVRKYDETTQLCMLEGNKYSVVLSENSARPFNISSDIGVRVPIPWTATGRLLLGHMNADAIRTLIPADDFVLDNGVHIDFDEFMRDVQNAKTLGYCCTEGLSNAFRLCMAAPVRDRAGIPIAALCFMTGRDTDPERRQSMLDDLLLSAQALSHR, from the coding sequence ATGGCAGCAACGGAATCGTCGCGCGCGCGAGGCGTGGACCGTGTCATCGATATCTTGAGGAAGCTGCATCACGCGCAGCGGCCCATGACGATGCGCGAGCTGATCGAAGCGACCGGCTCGCCGCGTTCGAGCATCTACGAACTCGTCGCCATTCTCACCGAAGTGGGCTGGCTCGAAACATCGACGGATGGCAGTGTGTTCTTCGGACGCGAGATGCATTACTACGGCTCGGACTACGCGGCGCACAACGACCTCATCAGCCGCGCGCATCAGTCTATTCTCGCGCTCGTGCGCAAGTACGACGAGACCACGCAGTTGTGCATGCTCGAAGGGAATAAATACTCGGTCGTGTTATCGGAGAACAGTGCGCGGCCGTTCAACATCAGCTCGGATATCGGCGTGCGCGTGCCAATTCCGTGGACCGCGACCGGGCGCCTGCTGCTCGGTCACATGAACGCCGATGCCATCCGCACCCTGATTCCCGCGGATGACTTCGTGCTCGACAACGGCGTGCACATCGATTTCGATGAATTCATGCGCGATGTGCAGAACGCGAAAACGCTTGGCTATTGCTGCACGGAAGGGCTATCCAACGCGTTCCGGCTCTGCATGGCCGCGCCCGTTCGCGACCGCGCGGGCATCCCGATCGCCGCGCTGTGCTTCATGACGGGCCGCGACACGGACCCCGAACGCCGTCAGTCGATGCTGGACGATCTGCTTCTGTCGGCGCAGGCGCTTTCGCATCGCTGA
- a CDS encoding amino acid ABC transporter ATP-binding protein: protein MSDSIQNKPVISLSGVSKAFGATRVLNEINLEVRAGEVLVLIGASGSGKSTVLRIMAGLETTDSGQVWVNEVPLHDPKRAREIRGHVGMVFQQFNLFPHKTALGNVTLALIKARGMSSADARKRAMATLDRVGLADRASHYPSQLSGGQQQRVAIARALAVEPGIMFFDEATSALDPELVGEVTEVMRGLARDGMTMVVVTHEMGFARKTADRVVFMDKGVIAEQGDPEQIFVNPSNERTRQFLSRVLDH from the coding sequence GTGAGCGATTCCATCCAGAACAAGCCCGTCATTTCGCTGTCGGGCGTGAGCAAGGCATTCGGCGCGACGCGCGTTCTCAACGAGATCAATCTCGAAGTGCGCGCAGGCGAAGTGCTCGTGCTGATCGGCGCATCCGGTTCGGGCAAGAGCACCGTGCTTCGCATCATGGCCGGACTGGAAACGACGGACTCCGGCCAGGTGTGGGTCAACGAAGTGCCCCTGCACGATCCGAAGCGCGCGCGCGAGATTCGCGGCCACGTCGGCATGGTGTTTCAGCAGTTCAACTTGTTCCCGCATAAGACCGCGCTCGGCAATGTCACCCTCGCGCTGATCAAGGCGCGCGGCATGTCGTCCGCCGATGCGCGCAAACGCGCAATGGCAACGCTCGACCGCGTGGGTCTCGCGGACCGTGCATCGCATTATCCGAGCCAGTTGTCGGGCGGACAGCAGCAGCGCGTCGCCATTGCGCGGGCGCTGGCGGTCGAACCCGGCATCATGTTCTTCGATGAAGCCACATCCGCACTCGATCCCGAACTCGTCGGCGAAGTGACGGAAGTGATGCGCGGCCTCGCGCGCGACGGCATGACGATGGTCGTCGTCACGCATGAAATGGGCTTTGCGCGCAAGACGGCGGATCGCGTCGTGTTCATGGACAAGGGCGTGATTGCAGAGCAAGGCGATCCGGAGCAAATCTTCGTCAACCCGTCAAACGAACGCACGCGGCAGTTTCTCAGCCGTGTGCTCGACCATTGA
- a CDS encoding amino acid ABC transporter permease yields MSLELLRNSLSILLQGLVTTLLLSVAAIVGSTLIGLLAAVLRSFGPWGTDRIAKLYTELFRGTPVLITLMFIYFGVSYFGYAIDVFAAGVIGLSVYQGAYIAEVFRSGIESVPKGQWEVSQILGLSRMQTFASVVLPQTGRIVLPPLVGQYLSLIKDTSIVSMIGMSELMHGGQAIVDRIGKPVEIYGLVALIYFVVCFPLSQWVRHHDRRRLT; encoded by the coding sequence ATGTCACTTGAATTGCTGAGAAACAGTCTGTCGATTTTGCTGCAAGGTCTCGTGACGACGCTGCTCTTGTCTGTCGCGGCGATCGTCGGGAGCACGCTCATCGGCCTGCTCGCCGCCGTGCTCCGGTCGTTCGGGCCGTGGGGCACGGACCGAATCGCGAAGCTCTACACGGAGTTGTTTCGCGGTACGCCCGTACTCATCACGCTGATGTTCATCTACTTCGGCGTCTCGTACTTCGGCTATGCAATCGATGTCTTTGCAGCGGGCGTGATCGGCTTGAGCGTGTATCAGGGCGCTTATATCGCGGAAGTCTTTCGCTCCGGCATCGAATCAGTGCCGAAGGGACAGTGGGAAGTCTCGCAGATTCTCGGTCTGTCGCGCATGCAGACCTTTGCCTCGGTCGTGTTACCGCAGACCGGACGCATCGTGCTGCCGCCGCTCGTCGGGCAATACCTGTCCCTCATCAAGGATACCTCGATCGTCAGCATGATCGGCATGTCCGAACTGATGCACGGTGGCCAGGCGATCGTGGATCGCATCGGCAAACCGGTCGAGATTTACGGACTCGTCGCGCTGATCTATTTCGTCGTGTGCTTCCCGCTTTCGCAATGGGTGCGCCATCATGACCGCCGGAGACTTACGTGA
- a CDS encoding amino acid ABC transporter permease — translation MSYQWLTLWGYVPEFLKAGWLTLQVTMLAFVLALALGLIAALAGMSPSAIVRFIARAYVEAIRNTPVLLQIFIVFFGLPSMGIALDAYWAGVIALGVNVGAYLSEVFRAGMQSVPRGQIEAAGILGLERGQIFKEVVLPQAARAVYPAIVNYLIQLLLGTSLLSAIALPELTGTATVINSRTLLYVQTFAVVLVAYLVLSNVLSWIASQLGARMFHPPLIVRPGARWLGFTLRRANRA, via the coding sequence ATGAGCTATCAATGGCTGACTCTATGGGGCTACGTCCCCGAGTTTCTGAAGGCGGGCTGGCTGACCTTGCAGGTCACGATGCTGGCGTTCGTGCTGGCGCTCGCGCTCGGTCTGATCGCGGCGCTTGCCGGCATGTCGCCGTCGGCCATCGTGCGGTTCATCGCGCGGGCTTACGTCGAAGCCATCCGCAATACGCCGGTGTTGCTGCAGATTTTCATCGTGTTCTTCGGCTTGCCGTCGATGGGCATTGCGCTCGATGCATATTGGGCCGGTGTCATCGCGCTGGGCGTGAACGTGGGCGCGTATCTGTCGGAAGTGTTCCGCGCGGGCATGCAATCGGTGCCGCGCGGACAGATTGAAGCAGCCGGCATTCTTGGCCTGGAACGCGGGCAGATTTTCAAAGAGGTCGTGTTGCCGCAGGCGGCGCGTGCGGTGTATCCGGCCATCGTCAATTATCTGATTCAGTTGTTGCTCGGTACTTCGCTGTTGTCCGCAATTGCGTTGCCCGAGCTCACCGGCACCGCAACCGTCATCAATTCGCGCACGCTCTTGTATGTCCAGACGTTCGCGGTCGTGCTCGTCGCGTATCTGGTGCTGAGCAATGTGTTGTCGTGGATTGCCAGTCAACTCGGCGCACGCATGTTTCATCCGCCGCTCATCGTGAGGCCGGGTGCGCGTTGGCTTGGTTTCACGCTGCGGCGTGCGAATCGTGCATGA
- a CDS encoding transporter substrate-binding domain-containing protein: MKLATKGAKAAMLFAATAVSGLLALSACTKVATPEQGSSAAAPASTLQAVLQRGTLRVGDCLTFAPFGFYDKDGNPDGYDVDLAKELAKQMGVKLEVVNTTSANRIPNLQTAKVDVVFCNFTRNLERAKVVEFTSPYVVASEAMLVKKSSGIQSAKDMSGRTIATVKGSTNGDEVRSMGIPVKIQEYDSSQAAILAVKQGQADAMIEDNNFLAYQAKLDPELAVTNEALVPLEYNAFGVKAGDQAWLNYLNLFLFNVNASKLNAQLYKKWFGVDPRYPLNPQF, from the coding sequence ATGAAGCTCGCCACCAAGGGCGCGAAAGCCGCCATGCTGTTCGCCGCAACCGCCGTGAGCGGACTGCTCGCGCTCTCCGCCTGCACCAAAGTGGCGACGCCCGAGCAGGGTTCATCGGCAGCGGCGCCTGCATCGACGCTTCAAGCCGTGCTCCAGCGCGGCACGCTGCGTGTCGGCGACTGCCTCACGTTCGCGCCGTTCGGCTTTTACGACAAAGACGGCAATCCGGACGGCTACGACGTCGACCTCGCCAAGGAGCTCGCCAAGCAAATGGGCGTGAAGCTCGAGGTCGTGAACACGACCAGCGCGAACCGCATCCCGAATCTACAGACCGCCAAGGTCGATGTCGTGTTCTGCAACTTCACGCGCAACCTCGAACGCGCGAAGGTCGTCGAATTCACGTCGCCGTACGTTGTCGCCAGCGAAGCGATGCTCGTGAAGAAGAGCAGCGGCATCCAGTCGGCGAAGGACATGAGCGGGCGCACCATCGCCACGGTCAAAGGCTCGACCAACGGCGACGAAGTCCGCTCGATGGGCATCCCCGTCAAGATTCAGGAATATGACAGTTCGCAGGCGGCCATTCTCGCGGTCAAGCAGGGCCAGGCCGATGCGATGATCGAGGACAACAACTTCCTTGCGTATCAGGCGAAGCTCGATCCGGAACTGGCCGTAACGAACGAAGCACTCGTGCCGCTCGAGTACAACGCGTTCGGCGTGAAGGCGGGTGACCAGGCGTGGCTCAACTATCTGAACCTGTTCCTGTTCAACGTCAATGCATCGAAACTAAACGCGCAGTTGTACAAGAAGTGGTTCGGCGTCGATCCGAGATATCCGCTCAATCCGCAGTTCTGA